One stretch of Toxoplasma gondii ME49 chromosome XI, whole genome shotgun sequence DNA includes these proteins:
- a CDS encoding hypothetical protein (encoded by transcript TGME49_315440~Predicted trans-membrane domain (TMHMM2.0):5-28:148-171:175-197:209-232:246-269:568-591:600-623:629-652), with translation MWQLGIAFAAVASFCGAAGDALVRLSFVVERKRLASYRREERRRAKGGNEEEAKPNKTGGAVRTNHSRAEKSRSTREKKQSISCLQDPASTRFSPGKKTELADKRETFETSEKCQRGDDRRETPNVLGRGKKGVIQKLTDCSATGRRPLYLRPLWIIGTCLGTVINSLLSIISLDFATAAIVTPFAGLHIFWNVILSRFVLQEQVLPQHYIGSALILLGLLLVLCFGVHTPPPLSLEQLLRLYSQNTCVFYFFLSILCISFCIFVALVGRDFPESVSHSPFSSVTSCRSPAHSKRRTLELHVLAGPALSFSSPIPSLFASQNETDRKKTSSASCPSPRDHKPVASSVYVASDVEDRSLAPPLSSFLFSPPSLPFSGQRHLRGLFAVGGKRETSFSEGEEDSRWGEEDSRERKDQRFPPKRPRETGDSLVLQGDTMQMHPTEVFQGEKTVRTSSCGRHDSHRHSQEIFGARELCVTVPASTVKDDEEWRGTEEDYVRRVGRRRKPGSCRALITNEGRLFSSHPLFFNPAFRRFSTAAVSGLCGGNTNVLMEHVMKVWHEETWENLFHYKFFILLLLLGGMAVGQLLFLNVGLARYEALYVVPTTMSVLIVSSCFAEIALFINVLHMPQTEFLLFAGGCFSIVVGIMILSSASVERFEAREARADNKGVSVDVEEVEFSSVCSSSVDSTSGRLNDGEDDSVPQEFRQVFAALEMETEVHAQTAYRHHTVSFPAPDTLYDLPHREKTDGGGDRQETACNQEGNADRRRKDAEKKQINEKGRARDTQRLKNELEGQAHRSTTKPPGQGIEGERGEQIYGTSSLLSHRFLPPAWTLRFSLSSERRRKAKGYVYLSDVPPLPEGVGCFGYQQVSAENSTRAVSSASLEASSFSESSQQGAEGENNRDHSFPRFPQDTQGVNPHLIAASETLREYAHHRHAVCCLHERDPRPKSAALSENSSDPDREASSVSGRDSSSVSERESSSVS, from the exons ATGTGGCAACTGGGcatcgccttcgccgccgtcgcctcgTTTTGCGGGGCTGCGGGAGACGCTCTGGTCCGCCTTTCGTTTGtcgtggagaggaagagactcgCAAGCTACCgtcgagaagagcgaaggagagcgaagggcggaaacgaagaagaggcgaaaccGAATAAGACGGGAGGGGCTGTTAGGACGAATCActcgagagcagaaaaaagccgGTCTacccgagagaagaagcagtcgATTTCTTGTCTGCAGGATCCTGCTTCGACGAGATTTTCcccaggaaagaagacagaattGGCAGACAAAAGGGAGACTTTTGAGACCAGCGAGAAGTGCCAAAGGGGAGATGATAGAAGGGAAACTCCAAATGTACTTGGGCGGGGGAAGAAAGGGGTGATACAGAAGCTGACGGATTGCTCCGCCACGGGGAGAAGGCCCTTGTATTTGAGGCCCTTGTGGATCATCGGAACATGTCTCGGGACAGTAATAAACTCGCTGCTTTCTATCATCAGTCTCGACTTTGCAACTGCGGCAATCGTCACGCCATTTGCTGGGCTCCACATCTTCTGGAATGTCATTCTATCCCGCTTCGTCCTTCAA GAACAAGTACTGCCGCAACATTACATAGGAAGCGCATTGATTTTGCTAGGTCTTCTTCTGGTGTTATGCTTCGGCGTTCATACACCTCCGCCGCTTTCTCTGGAGCAGCTACTACGACTGTACTCGCAGAACACTTGCGTGTTCTACTTTTTCTTGTCAATTCTTTGCATCTCCTTCTGTATCTTTGTCGCCCTTGTCGGCCGGGACTTTCCCGAAAGCGTTTCTcactctcccttctcctcggTCACTTCCTGCCGCTCTCCCGCGCACAGCAAGCGCAGGACACTCGAGCTTCACGTGCTCGCGGGCCCTGCATTGTCGTTTTCGTCCCCcattccttctcttttcgcgtCTCAAAACGAAAccgacaggaagaagacttcttcagcttcctgTCCTTCACCCCGAGACCACAAGCcggttgcttcttctgtgtaTGTCGCTTCCGATGTTGAAGACCGTTCTCTCGCgccgcctctttcttcgtttcttttttcacctccttctcttcctttttccggCCAACGGCACTTGAGGGGTCTCTTTGCTGTAGGAGGGAAACGGGAAACGAGTTTCtctgagggagaagaagacagccggtggggagaagaagactcgcgcgagagaaaggaccAGCGCTTCCCCCcgaagagaccgagagagacaggcgataGTTTAGTTCTTCAAGGAGACACTATGCAGATGCACCCGACAGAGGTCTTTCAGGGGGAGAAAACCGTCAGAACATCGAGCTGTGGCCGTCACGACAGTCACAGACACTCCCAAGAGATCTTCGGCGCGAGAGAGCTCTGTGTGACGGTGCCCGCCTCGACCGTGAAAGACGatgaagagtggagagggacagaggaagactaCGTCAGGCGAGTAGGTCGGCGCAGGAAGCCGGGATCTTGTCGCGCCTTGATCACCAACGAAGGCcgacttttctcttctcacccgCTTTTTTTCAACCCTGCGTTTCGGAGATTCAGCACTGCGGCAGTCAGTGGCCTCTGTGGCGGCAACACGAATGTCTTGATGGAGCATGTAATGAAG GTGTGGCACGAGGAGACTTGGGAGAATCTTTTCCACTACAAGTTCTTcattcttctgcttcttctcggagGCATGGCTGTGGGTCAGCTGCTCTTTTTGAACGTCGGCCTCGCGCGCTACGAAGCGCTCTACGTG GTCCCGACCACGATGAGCGTCTTGATTGTCAGCAGCTGCTTTGCTGAAATCGCTCTCTTCATCAACGTCCTCCACATGCCACAGACGGAGTTCTTGCTCTTTGCAGGAGGATGTTTCTCTATCGTTGTAG GAATTATGATTCTCTCGAGTGCGAGTGTCGAGAGATTTGAAGCAAGGGAAGCTCGTGCGGACAACAAGGGAGTCTCAGTTGATGTGGAAGAGGTCGAATTCTCCAGTGTCTGTTCCTCAAG CGTAGACTCAACTTCTGGACGCCTCAACGATGGCGAGGACGACAGTGTTCCTCAGGAATTTCGACAAGTCTTTGCAGCCTTGgaaatggagacagaagTGCACGCGCAGACGGCATACCGCCACCacactgtctcttttcccGCTCCCGACACGCTGTACGATCTGCctcacagagaaaagacagacgggggaggagacaggcaagagactgcatgcaaccagGAGGGAAACGCGGATCGAAGGAGgaaagatgcagagaaaaaacaaataaacgagaaaggcagagcacgcgacacacagagattgAAAAACGAGCTTGAAGGGCAAGCACACAGGAGCACAACGAAGCCACCAGGACAAGGAatcgaaggcgaaagaggggAGCAGATATATG GCACTTCGTCCCTGCTTTCTCATCGTTTCCTTCCGCCCGCATGGACTCtacgcttttctctctcttctgaaAGACGGCGAAAAGCAAAGGGATACGTGTATTTGTCCGACGTGCCGCCTTTGCCAGAGGGCGTAGGTTGCTTCGGTTATCAACAGGTTTCGGCAGAGAATTCGACGCGggctgtctcttcagcttctcttgAGGCGAGTAGTTTCTCTGAGAGCAGCCAGCAGggggcagaaggcgagaacaaCAGAGACCACAGTTTCCCGCGCTTTCCACAAGACACACAGGGAGTGAATCCCCATCTTATCGCAGCTAGCGAGACGCTGCGGGAATATGCGCACCACAGACACGCTGTGTGCTGTTTGCATGAGCGGGACCCTCGGCCGAAATCTGCGGCTCTCAGTGAAAACAGTTCTGAcccagacagagaagctAGTTCTGTGTCGGGTAGAGACAGTAGTTCTGtgtcggagagagaaagtagTTCTGTGTCgtag
- a CDS encoding hypothetical protein (encoded by transcript TGME49_315420) has translation MDGAERRFLFPFVGFKGTPSYIGWQEAWRLCFLAFLCCVCASSLSPSYIPFFPCLLLRSSACLSASVSFSPCFAPSSLPYSLSPALYLACPSHLTASPRPFFHCLAPCSVFSQNCPPLILCGQPCCKDLSAFAGVPNERGFFQGPLFPTQPRRIGLATLFSAAAGSRNTTCMESYSTESRELTFRTKLRRFASTGAFANCPRFLQLSGFPEKLRLPMTHRCTYRSARVQKLWLRSTRGYNFAFPPSRHFSFVPLFSVGTQRWPCENFFSFLSRCSVTEPSTSLNSSLRDSDCAAPLFPLADASSSCLPSTHPFYLLHSFSHQGDHHASQSKTSLFRGGERRSPFYRDLFLIRSRDQQENICGLTRRGGEANIPGLTRATEATLFEATPESQCHAGSAAVKIQTNNIPQQDECEDKGQEKVEDKEDGEPEEDEDAEKHSPERKTAPDGGDGEDECWQRYPEVKNRVQDFLRKLRYDAALATIIANYGAGSSPGASSAVSLLPSSPSRSSLSSSDIFSLSDGFLQSCPSVSDRRRQAAAQLFNRVLQNCAFYATLPLVAKTFCLYLPSPLVEDVVQELRETRQEKRGVGQGKEMAESEPHDSATCAVEGGIIFGPKYATGVSVLRNAEGGTKVPGQGREVDRKEERNSGGHSLQRDYQQKGVNTAKKFCSGRKCGALEGTREADGIGSDSRAPRSEMYGHADSRQYNASDKVSTNARKPLFLVLVEAFDRFTQILDSDRWLLSPEYDKLLSFWRRGKDGNTELHRGSEGVAEEDQTTMHESDTREHPNHHLSSLRKRSSKSLRVSEQSKRVESNRLNEKFEGELPSLNLSADRANRRELTTCLLKYLMENPSPFDTASPPSSSSRLEETQIMEDTKTKGDMSCSSPSSSLRRASGEEQREEDLLSFFPFLEDAAEARAGQLGRELKKRRLRRCCELLEEAARPCNLKRDAIETRNTRREERVESEESICGDRVKRSGEEGREVRHKRCEETEEGREMNDAFSGSSEEECVEELKQRKIISSPLSTLHMFANDSETPKGTRRREALEVQLGISSSGLNFSGDSRTHVTLLGAALAAGHAEEARRQLQLIDKKTIFLDFPAHSEETGEIGEASRWIQVFQPSFLRRLQAAGFIPLKHPVSCSGTERPGIYESTKRPTRLKDKSDGDEGRPLAREVSEGWNVKRKQEHNGHLKVLFAAFLEAAHQAERCPRNKHRHGAALFRVKKPGEYTGALGSSSFSTSSPLSPLMSPSSSLASSSAVLHSSEYPFVRFFSALRGSEVLSGGRNFVLHREKKKSEGKKTLRRRAGESGGEHAQEAGNGDIALRDAELDSLRSGQKEEWETTRQRNSKVETGDVERGETKGKGQTKKINSLVVHAEVDCLSQVPPDAAHGAAVCIVELDATGLGYEASHPCPMCLQALQKRRISRAFFTTPLGLRALSIRINDRVAVRPTPAPLAFVEEVLAARKNAKREENMAYRNLQSRS, from the exons ATGGACGGAGCAGAGcgacgttttcttttcccaTTCGTTGGGTTCAAGGGAACACCATCCTATATAGGTTGGCAGGAAGCATGGCGACTCTGTtttcttgcctttctttGTTGCGTGTGTGCGtcgagtctctctccttcttaCATTCCATTTTTCCCTTGTCTACTCTTGCGGTCTTCCGCTtgcctctccgcttctgtgtctttctctccgtgtttcgcgccttcttcccttccgtACTCCCTCTCACCTGCACTGTATCTAGCATGTCCGTCCCACCTGACCGCCTCTCCAAGGCCTTTTTTCCACTGTCTCGCTCCttgttctgttttctctcaaaACTGTCCTCCTCTCATTCTGTGTGGACAGCCGTGTTGCAAGGatctctccgccttcgctgGCGTACCGAATGAACGTGGCTTCTTTCAAGGCCCACTCTTCCCCACTCAGCCTCGGCGTATTGGATTAGCCACCCTTTTCTCGGCAGCTgcaggaagcagaaacacaACGTGTATGGAGAGTTATTCCACAGAGTCTCGAGAGCTGACGTTTCGGACGAAGTTGAGACGCTTTGCATCTACCGGGGCCTTCGCAAACTGTCCACGctttctgcagctctcgGGTTTTCCAGAGAAGCTTCGTCTTCCTATGACTCacaggtgtacgtacagatCAGCGCGCGTTCAGAAGCTGTGGCTTCGTTCAACACGTGGTTACAACTTTGCATTCCCTCCGTCTCGCCACTTTTCTtttgttcctctcttttctgtcgggACCCAGCGATGGCCTTGTGAGaattttttctcttttctttctcgctgttctgTTACGGAACCTTCTACTTCACTGAATTCATCCCTTCGTGACTCCGACTGTGCCGCTCCTCTGTTCCCCCTCGCAgatgcctcttcctcctgtcttcccTCAACTCATCCCTTTTACCTTCTTCATTCATTCAGCCATCAGGGCGACCACCATGCCTCCCAGAGCAAAACGAGTCTTTTTCGGGGAGGAGAACGACGCTCTCCCTTCTACCGGGATTTGTTTCTCATAAGATCAAGGGACCAACAAGAAAATATCTGCGGCCTCACtcgacgaggaggcgaggctAATATACCGGGATTGACTAGAGCGACCGAAGCCACGCTTTTCGAGGCTACCCCTGAATCGCAGTGCCACGCCGGAAGTGCAGCTGTGAAGATACAGACAAACAATATACCACAACAAGATGAATGCGAGGATAAGGGACAGGAGAAGGTAGAAGATAAGGAAGATGGAGaaccagaagaagacgaagacgcagaaaagcaCTCCCCAGAACGAAAGACTGCTCCTGACGGCGGTgatggagaagacgagtGTTGGCAGAGATATCCCGAAGTGAAGAATCGCGTTCAAGATTTTCTACGGAAGCTGAGATACGACGCTGCTCTGGCGACCATCATTGCAAACTACGGTGCTGGTTCGTCTCCAGGTGCTTCGTCTGCGGTCTCCCTCcttccatcttctccctctcgatcctcgctttcgtcttccgacatcttctctctgtccgaCGGTTTCTTGCAGTCCTGCCCATCTGTCTCAGACCGCCGGAGACAGGCGGCCGCTCAACTGTTCAATCGTGTCCTTCAGAACTGTGCCTTTTACGCGACGTTGCCTCTCGTGGCAAAAACCTTTTGTTTGTACCTGCCTTCTCCGCTAGTTGAAGACGTTGTCCAGGAGCTACGCGAGACCagacaggagaagcgaggtGTCGGTCAGGGTAAAGAAATGGCAGAGAGCGAACCACATGATTCTGCAACTTGCGCGGTGGAAGGTGGCATAATATTTGGACCCAAATATGCGACCGGCGTTTCTGTGTTGAGGAACGCAGAGGGTGGAACGAAGGTGCCGGGCCAAGGGAGGGAAGttgacaggaaagaagaacgaaattCAGGAGGTCACTCACTTCAACGAGATTATCAACAAAAGGGAGTAAACACAGCTAAGAAATTTTGTTCAGGAAGAAAATGCGGTGCTCTGGAGGGAACACGGGAGGCTGATGGGATCGGCAGTGACTCACGCGCACCGAGAAGTGAGATGTATGGACACGCAGACAGTCGACAATATAACGCTAGTGATAAGGTTTCCACAAATGCACGGAAACCactttttctcgttcttgtGGAGGCATTTGACCGCTTTACGCAAATTCTCGACTCAGATCGGTGGCTTCTATCTCCTGAATATGATAAGCTGCTTTCTTtctggagacgaggaaaggatGGGAACACGGAGTTGCACCGAGGAAGTGAGGGGGTAGCTGAGGAAGACCAGACAACCATGCACGAATCGGACACCCGAGAGCATCCCAACCATCATCTTTCGTCGCTCCGGAAAAGGTCGTCCAAGTCCCTGAGAGTATCGGAGCAGAGCAAAAGAGTCGAGAGCAACCGTTTGAACGAGAAATTCGAAGGCGAACTGCCATCGCTGAACTTGAGCGCAGACCGCGCAAACCGCCGAGAGCTCACCACATGTTTGCTTAAATATTTGATGGAGAACCCTTCTCCCTTCGACACTGCCTCACCaccatcttcctcttcaagactggaggagacgcaaaTCATGGAAGACACCAAAACGAAAGGAGACATGTCGTGCTCCTCGCCGTCATCGTCTCTAAGGAGGGCATCCGgtgaagaacagagagaagaagacctactgtctttctttccattCCTGGAGGACGCTGCGGAGGCCCGAGCAGGGCAGCTAGGCAGAGAattgaagaagaggagacttcGGCGCTGCTGTGAATTGCTTGAAGAGGCAGCTCGGCCGTGTAACCTCAAGAGGGATGCCAtagaaacaagaaacacaAGACGCGAAGAGCGCGTGGAGAGTGAGGAATCCATTTGCGGGGACAGGGTCAAAAGATCAGGCGAGGAAGGGCGAGAGGTTCGCCACAAGAGGTGCGAAGAGACCGAGGAAGGCAGGGAGATGAACGATGCTTTCTCGGGtagcagcgaggaagagtgTGTTGAAGAGCTCAAGCAAAGGAAAATAATTTCTTCGCCGCTTTCCACGCTTCACATGTTCGCAAACGATTCAGAGACCCCCAAGGGAACGCGTAGACGTGAAGCCCTCGAGGTTCAGCTCGGCATCTCCTCCAGTGGTCTGAACTTTTCAGGCGACTCTCGGACTCACGTGACTCTTCTGGGGGCAGCCCTAGCGGCTGGACATGCCGAAGAAGCACGCAGGCAGCTGCAGCTCATCGACAAGAAAACCATCTTTCTCGATTTCCCTGCGCATTCTgaggaaacgggagagaTCGGAGAAGCAAGCAGATGGATTCAG GTATTTCAGCCGTCCTTTCTGCGGCGCCTTCAAGCTGCTGGCTTCATCCCTCTCAAACATCCAGTGTCGTGCAGTGGAACGGAACGCCCGGGCATTTATGAGTCGACAAAAAGGCCTACACGACTAAAAGACAAAAGCGATGGAGACGAGGGAAGGCCTCTTGCAAGGGAGGTCTCCGAGGGGTGGAAtgtgaagagaaagcaggaacACAACGGACACCTCAAAGTGTTATTTGCAGCCTTTCTCGAAGCGGCACACCAGGCCGAGCGCTGCCCTCGAAACAAACACCGTCATGGCGCTGCTTTATTTAGGGTCAAGAAACCCGGCGAGTACACTGGAGCTTTgggctcttcttccttctcgacttcatctccactttctccctTGATGTCTCCATCGTCTTCCCTCGCGTCGTCGTCTGCGGTCCTTCATTCCTCTGAGTATCCCTTtgttcgctttttttcggCCTTGCGGGGATCTGAAGTACTCAGCGGGGGTCGGAACTTCGTGCTCcatcgagagaagaagaaatccgaGGGAAAAAAGACTCTGAGGCGGAGGGCGGGTGAGTCAGGAGGTGAACATGCGCAGGAAGCCGGGAACGGAGACATTGCATTGAGAGACGCGGAACTAGACTCGCTGCGATCtggacagaaagaagagtgggagacgacgagacagcgaaactcAAAAGTCGAGACTGGAgacgtggagagaggagagacgaaaggcaagggacagacgaagaagataaATTCTCTCGTTGTCCATGCCGAGGTCGATTGCCTATCGCAG GTTCCACCGGATGCTGCGCATGGCGCCGCGGTGTGCATCGTTGAGTTGGACGCCACAGGTCTCGGGTACGAGGCATCTCACCCCTGTCCCATGTGCCTCCAAGCTCTCCAAAAAAGGAGAATTTCTCGCGCATTCTTCACAACTCCGCTGGGTCTTAGAGCCTTGTCAATTCGAATCAACGACAGGGTGGCCGTCAG GCCTACACCGGCACCTTTGGCGTTTGTTGAAGAGGTGCTGGCGGCGCGCAAGAATgccaagagagaggaaaacatgGCGTACAGGAATCTACAGAGTCGCTCTTAG
- the SRS53F gene encoding SAG-related sequence SRS53F (encoded by transcript TGME49_315410~Gene product name based on ToxoDB Community Expert Annotation.~Signal peptide predicted by SignalP 2.0 HMM (probability 0.994) with cleavage site probability 0.530 at residue 29), giving the protein MDSTRRRMAGALFFVVAALMSPAVPRAETATPGPSTNTCTTTSGSISVSVDQTTKTVSFICGTNVSDVLPSAQDTVTQYYEDKNITKLKNLVELFGMESKGTIKSSTATNASGKEVSLTLTKLPEKTTDIYFGCAAPKPREELQEGVGRETGNLNDADTAKEKCIVTVTVPADPNVNTCTLKKQNMDLKITNTNKSVSFQCDTGISTLTPKNSSNMIFDELCDKQVKLQEVLPTATLVNADSRYTFSVGKLPETSQTFCYKCSASEVGKKNESQGSAEACTVKVKVAAANLDSAASTSATAGSMSTLVFGFVSSVAFSTSGF; this is encoded by the exons ATGGATTCAACTCGTAGGAGAATGGCGGGGGCTCTGTTTTTTGTCGTCGCAGCGCTAATGTCCCCTGCAGTGCCGAGGGCGGAGACAGCCACTCCAGGCCCGTCTACAAATACCTGCACTACGACTTCAGGCAGCATATCTGTTTCGGTTGACCAGACAACTAAGACGGTTTCCTTCATCTGCGGTACTAACGTGAGCGATGTGCTACCGTCTGCACAAGACACGGTAACGCAGTACTACGAAGACAAAAACATCACAAAATTGAAGAACTTGGTGGAGCTCTTCGGCATGGAGTCGAAAGGCACCATCAAGTCATCAACAGCAACGAACGCCTCAGGCAAAGAGGTGTCGTTGACACTGACAAAACTCCCTGAAAAGACGACAGACATCTACTTCGGTTGCGCCGCCCCGAAGCCACGTGAAGAGCTACAGGAGGGGGTAGGGCGGGAGACTGGAAACCTCAATGACGCAGACACAGCCAAAGAAAAATGCATCGTCACGGTGACAGTGCCTGCTGATCCAAATGTCAACA CATGCACCCTCAAGAAACAAAACATGGATCTGAAGATCACCAACACAAACAAGAGCGTGTCCTTCCAATGCGACACAGGCATTTCCACGCTGACTCCCAAGAATTCTTCAAATATGATATTCGATGAGTTGTGTGACAAGCAAGTAAAGCTGCAAGAAGTCCTGCCGACAGCCACGCTAGTGAACGCGGACTCGCGCTACACCTTCAGCGTAGGGAAGTTGCCTGAGACTTCACAAACTTTCTGCTACAAGTGCTCCGCTTCGGAGGTTGGCAAGAAGAATGAGTCTCAGGGTTCTGCAGAAGCATGCACTGTGAAAGTAAAAGTTGCAGCCGCTAACCTGGACAGCGCCGCCTCGACTTCCGCCACAGCGGGATCAATGTCGACTCTTGTCTTCGGATTTGTTTCTTCAGTTGCCTTCTCGACGAGCGGCTTTTAG